One window of the Mixophyes fleayi isolate aMixFle1 chromosome 6, aMixFle1.hap1, whole genome shotgun sequence genome contains the following:
- the LOC142160565 gene encoding E3 ubiquitin-protein ligase TRIM8-like, with protein sequence MASADLRDELNCSICLSIYTDPVTLRCGHNFCRVCIDCVLDTQEWSGVYSCPDCRAESQERPALQKNITLCNIAERFLSTEPEQEETGISCTYCIHSPVPAVKSCLMCEASLCVNHLRVHSKAAEHVITEPNNSLRTRKCSIHMKILEYYCTEDAACICVTCCLAGEHVGHKVEQLHEASKKKKEILRNILEKLLSKRADTE encoded by the coding sequence atggcgtctgctgatctgagagaCGAGCTGAACTGCTCCATCTGTCTGAGCATTTACacagatcctgtaacactgagatgtggacacaacttctgtcGGGTCTGTATAGATtgtgtgctggatacacaggagtGGTCTGGAGTTTATTCCTGTCCTGACTGTAGAGCAGAGAGTCAGGAGCGGCCTGCGCTACAAAAGAACATAACTCTGTGTAACATCGCAGAGCGTTTCCTGTCCACTGAGCCAGAGCAGGAGGAGACTGGGATCTCCTGTACGTACTGTATtcactctcctgtacctgctgtTAAATCCTGTCTGATGTGTGAAGCTTCTCTGTGTGTAAATcacctgagagtacacagcaagGCAGCAGAACATGTCATAACTGAACCCAACAATTCTCTGCGGACCAGAAAGTGTTCCATCCACATGAAGATACTTGAATACTACTGCACTGAGGacgctgcctgtatctgtgtcACCTGCTGCCTGGCTGGAGAACATGTGGGACACAAAGTGGAGCAGCTCCATGAGGCTTCTAAAAAGAAGAAGGAGATACTGAGAAATATTTTGGAAAAGCTATTGTCAAAGAGAGCAGACACTGAGTAA